CTCCCCGAGGGTGGCGTCGGTGCGGGTGAAGAGGGGGGTGTTCATGCCGGCAGCTCCATGGGGTGGTGCGCACCGGCCGGGGCGGCGAACTCCTGGAAGGCGATGGCCTTTTCGACCGGGTAGTACTCGCGGCCGAGCAGCTCGCGGATGATGCACGCGTTGCGGTAGGCGGCCATGCCGAGGTCGGGGGTGACGAAGCCATGGGTGTGCAGCTCGGCGTTCTGCACGAAGATGCCCTGGCCGGTGGTGTCGATGCTGTAGTTGCGCGCCACGTCGTAGCGGCCGGCGTCGTCCCAGACGATGCGGTCGCGGACGGCGGAGAGGAAGTCCGGTACGCGGTAGCGGTAGCCGGTGGCGAGGATCAGGCCCTGGGTGTCGAGGGCGAAGTCGGTGCCCTGTTCCTCCTGGCGCAGACCCAGGGTGTAGGTGCCGGACGCCTCGTCGTAACTGGCCTGCTGCAGGGCGGTGTTGGTGAGGAGCCGGGTGGGGACGGGACCGCCCAGGTTCTTCTGGTAGAGCAGGTCGAAGATGTCGTTGATCAGCGCCGAGTCGATGCCCTTGTAGAGGTGCTTCTGGGTGGCGTTGAGGTGGTCGCGGGTGGCCGGCGGGAGGGCGTGGAAGTAGTCCACGTACTCCGGGGAGGTCATCTCCAGCGTGAGCTTGGTGTATTCGAGGGGGAAGAAGCGGGGGGAGCGGGTGGCCCAGGTCAGGTGGTAGCCGTGGCTGTCGATGTCCTGGAGGAGGTCGAAGTAGATCTCCGCCGCGCTCTGGCCGCTGCCGATGAGGGTGATGCTGTCCTTGGCCTGGAGGGCCGCCTTGGCGTCGAGGTAGCCGGCGTTGTGCAGCAGGTCACCGCCGAGCCCCTGGCAGGCCTCCGGGATGTGCGGCGGGGTGCCGGTGCCCAGGACGAGCCTGCGGGCGCGGAAGGTGTGGCGTTCGCCGGTGGGCAGCTGCTCGGCGTGGACGACGTAGAGCTCTTCGCGCGCGTCGTACTCGATGGTGGTGACCTGGTGGGCGAAGCGGACGGAGGCGAGTTTGCCGGCTGCCCAGCGGCAGTAGTCGTTGAACTCGGCGCGCAGCGGATAGAAGTTCTCGCGGATGTAGAACGAGTACATCCGTCCCGATTCCTTGAGGTAGTTCAGGAACGAGAAGGGGGAGGTGGGGTCGGCGAGGGTGACCAGGTCGGCCAGGAACGGCACCTGGAGGTGGCTGCTGTCCAGCATCATGCCGGGGTGCCAGTCGAAGGACGCCTTGTTGTCCAGGAAGAGGCCGTCGAGTCCGTCGATCGGCTCGGTCAGACAGGCCAGGCCCAGGTTGAACGGGCCGAGGCCGATGGCGATGAAGTCGTAAGGGGCGGACACGGAGTCTCCGATGGGGGCGGTCGGTGGGGGGAGGTTCAGCGCGCGCTGAGCGCCGGCCGGGGCTGCTCGGCGAGGAAGCTGCCGGCGTGCTCGGCGATCAGGTCGAGGACGGTGGCGATGTCCTCGAGCGTGGTCTCCGGGTTGAGCAGGGTGAACTTGAGGTAGTGGCAGCCGTCGACAACGGTGCTCGCGACGATCGCCTCACCGGAGGCGAACAGGGCTTCCCTGGCGTGCAGATTGACCCGGTCGCTGAGTTCGGGGTCCTGGTCGGTGGTGGGGACGTACCGGAAGACCAGGGTGCTCAGCCGGGGCTCGACGACGACATCGAAGCGGGGGTCGTCATGCAGCAGTTTCCAGGCGTCCGCGGCCCGGTCGATGACCTCGTCGAAGAGTTCGCCGACGGCCTGGGCGCCCATGATGCGCAGGGTGAGCCAGAGCTTGAGGGCGTCGAAGCGGCGGGTGGTCTGGATCGACTTGTCGACCTGGTTGGGGATGCGCTGCTCCACCATGCGGCGGGGGTTGAGATAGTCCGCGTGGTAGGTGACGTGCTTCAGCGTGGCGCGGTCGCGGACCAGGATGGCGCTCGAACTGACCGGCTGGAAGAAGGACTTGTGGTAGTCGACGGTCACCGAGTCGGCGCGTTCGATACCGGACAGCAGGTCGCGGCGGCGGGAGACCAGCAGTCCGCAGCCGTAGGCGGCGTCGACATGCATCCAGGCGCCGTATCCGGCGCACAGGCCGGCGATCTCGGGGAGCGGGTCGATGGAGCCGAAGTCGGTGGTGCCGGCGGTGGCGACGACGGCCATGGGTATCAGGCCGTCGCGTTCGCAGCGCGCCAGTTGGGCGGCCAGCTCGTCGGTGCGCATCCGCTTGTTCTCGTCGCTGGGGATCGCGATGACGGCTTCCGCGCCCATGCCGAGCAGGGTCGCCGACTTGCGGATGCTGAAGTGGCTGCATTCGGAGGTGAGGATGCGCAGCCGGGGCAGGACGTCGGTGAGCCGGGCGTCAGTCGCGCCCTGGCGGGTCAGCTCCCGGCGGCAGGCCTCGTCGCGGGCGAGCAGCATGGCCTGGAGGTTGGACTGGCTGCCGCCGCTGGTGAAGATGCCGTCGGCCGCCTCGCCCAGGCCGATCCGTTCGGCCGTCCAGTCGATCAGCCGGCGCTCGATCAGCGTGCCGCCCGCACTCTGGTCCCAGGTGTCCAGCGAGGAGTTGACGGCGGAGAGCACGGCCTCGCCGACGAGGGCGGGGATCACCACCGGGCAGTTGAGGTGCGCGAGGTAGCGCGGGTGGTGGAAGTAGACGGCGTCGCGGAGGTAGACCTCTTCGAGCTCGTCGAGTGCGGCGGCCGCGTCGTGCAGGGGTGCGTCGAGGTCGACCCCGGAGACGGTGGGGGTGAGACCGTCGACGGTGATGCCGGTGAACGGGCGGGTGGTACCGGCTATTTTGGCGCTGATCCGGGTAACGCTCTCGGTGACCGCGCTGTGGTAGCGCCCGGCCGTGCCGTTGTTGAGCAGATACGCCCGGTTGTCGGCCGGGTCCTCGGCAGAGTGCGCGAGGAGACTCATGAACATGTCCTCCCTGGTGCGGAGTTGACCACGTCCTGCGCAGGGCGGGGTTGTGCGCAGGGGCAGGGAGACCCACCCGGCGACGTAGTGAGGTAAGCCTAACCTAACTAAGTCGCGGGTGGGGTGGAGGGTGCCGTGGCGGCGGCCGGCGCCGGGGGAGATCAGTTCTCGTGGTCGTCCAGGGTGCGCAGGACCAGGCCCGTCGCGGGCTTGGGGCCGAAGGAGGTGGACTTCCGCGGCATCGTCACACCGTGCTCGGCGAGTTGGCGGACCGTCTCCTCGGAGGTGGCGCGCATCAGGACGGCCGTGCCGCCGTGCCGGGCGGCCTGCTCGACGGCGGCTCCGGTGTGATGCAGATAGCCGATGTCCGACGGGTGGTCAGGGATGTGCCAGACCTCGTCCAGCAGGACGGAGTGCAGCACGGTGGCGTCCAGCTGCCGCCAGACCTCGGGCCGGTCCCGGCGGATCGTACGGTCGAGCAGGCCGGGGTCGGGACGGTCGAGGAGGTGGAAGGAGTCCGGTCCGCCGGCGAGGACGAAGGCGGTGCCGGGCGTCTCCTCCAGGGCCTCCAGGGCGGCGGACAGCTCGCCCGGGAGGGTGCGGGCGCGGAAGGCGCCGGCCAGGTCCGCCAGCGCCTTGGCGGGCGGAAGATGCGGCAGTACGCGGTGGATCGCGCGGACCTGGAGCGGATAGCGGGCGGTGTCCACCAGCAGCACCAGACCGGAGGCCCAGGGCGAGCCGGCGGTGGCGCCGGGCAGCTGCTCGTACAGCCGCTGGTAGGTCGCCCAGCGGTGGTGGCCGTCGGCGATCAAGGCCTGCCGGCGGCTGAGATCGTCGTCGATGGCGGTGAGGTCGGCGGGGTCGGTGACCGCCCACAGGCGGTGGGCGAAGCCGTCCTCCGTGGTGGTGGCGAGCAGCGGCTCACCCTCCACCACGCGCTCGATGACCGCGGTGGCGCCGGTCGCGGTGCCCTCGCCGCGGTAGGAGAGCAGCAGCGGTTCGAAGTTCGCGGCCGCCGCGCGCATCAGGGCGGCCCGGTCCTCGACCACCTCGGGGATGACGCCCTCGTGCGGCAGCACCGGACCGTCCAGGCGCAGCGCCCCGATCAGCCCGCGCTGCAGCACCTCACCGGCGCGCTGCTCGTAGACGTACAGCGCGGGCTCGGCGTCCTGTGTCAGCACGCCCTCGCTGCGCCAGCGGTGCAGGGTGTCGGCGGCCTGGCGGTGGCGGGTGGTGGGGTCCGCGGCGTGCGGGAGGATCAGCCGGACGATGTTGTACGGATCGGCGGTCTCCAGATGGCGCACCCCGTCCGGCCGGACCACCACGTCGTACGGCGGGGACATCACGGCGGTCAGGCTGCTGACCCGTTCCCGGGCGTAACGCAGTCCGCGGAACGGGAGGAGGCGGAGGCCGTCGGTACTGGTCATTGAAGAATGCTATGCCGCCGGGCGGATGAGGGAGGATCGGGGGACAGCCCGTGCGTGGCTGGAAATATCGGTATGCGCGCTGCGGGGAACGGCGGGCCCGGCGGCGCGGTGAGCGCGTCCCTGCGGGCGGCGGACCCTTGGTGCGACGCGTGAGCGAGGAGCGAGACGGCATGGACGAGCAGGTGCGCAGGCAGCCCGACGGGTGCCGGCACGCGCTGAGCGAGGCATATGACACCGCGCTGCTGGATCTGGACGGGGTGGTCTACGCCGGCGGACAGGCCATCGAGCACGCCGTGGCGTCGCTGACGCGCGCACGGGAGGGCGGAATGCATCTCGCCTATGTGACCAACAACGCCGCCCGGACCCCGCAGGCCGTCGCCGACCAGCTGTCCGGTTTTGGTCTGCCGACCGGTCCGGACGATGTGATCACCTCCGCGCAGGCGGTGGCGCGGCTGATCTCCGAACAGGTGCCGCCGGGCGCGCGGGTGCTGGCCATCGGCGGCGAGGGGCTGCGGGTGGCGCTGCGCGAGCGCGGTCTGGAGCCCGTCTTCTCCGCGGACGACGACCCGGCGGCCGTGGTGCAGGGCTACGACCCCTCGCTGGACTGGGAGCGGCTGGCGGAGGCCGCGTACGCGGTGCAGCGCGGGGTGCCCTGGTTCGCGTCCAACACGGATCTGACGATCCCCAAGGAGCGCGGGATCGCCCCCGGCAACGGCGCGTTGGTGGAGGTGGTCCGGATCGCCGCGGGCGGCACCCCGCAGGTGGCGGGCAAACCGCAGCCGCCGATGCACCGGGAGACGGTGCTGCGGACCGGTGCGCGGCGGCCGCTGGTGATCGGCGACCGGCTCGACACCGACATCGAGGGGGCCTACAACGGTGAGGTCGACTCGCTGCTGGTGCTCACCGGCGTCACCACACCGGCCGAGCTGCTGGCGGCCCCGCCGCAGCACCGCCCCGCCTATGTGGACGAGGATCTGCGCGGGCTGCTGACACCGCAGCCGGAGGTGACCGCGGCCGACGGCGGTTTCCGGTGCGGCGGCTGGCGGGCCGAGGCGGCCGGGGACACCCTCCTGGTGGAGGGCGAGGGCACACCTGTCGACGGGCTGCGGGCGCTGTGCGCGGCGGCCTGGACGGCGGCGGGGGACGGCAGTTACGGGGCGGACACGGGCAAGGCGCTGGCGCGGATCGGCAGGTGAGGCCCGGCGCCCCGGTCCGCCCGGCTCAGTCCTCCGAGGAGGCCGGTGCGCCGGCCGTCAGCTCCGCGAGCAGGTCCTCCTCGGAGGCGCCACGGCGCCAGTAGCCGGTGAACTTGACGGCCCTGCGGTCGATGCCGCGCTCACGGACGAGGTGCCTGCGCACCGCCTTGACGGTGCCGGACTCGCCGGCGACCCAGGCGTACGGGGTGCCCTCGGGAAGGTCGGCGGCGCGCAGGGCGTCGAGCACCGGCTCGCGCCGCGCGGCGGTCGCTCCGTCCCGGACGAGCCAGGTGATGTCGGCGTCGGCGAAGGACGGCAGCTGCTGCCGGTCGTCCTCGTGCGCGATCTCGATCCAGACCTTGGCGTGGGTGCCGGGGGAGAGCCAGGACAGGATGCCGGCGATCGCGGGCAGCGCCGTCTCGTCGCCGGTGATCAGGATCCAGTCGGTGCCGGCCGGCGGCCGGAAGTCGACACCGCCGTTGTCCTCGACGGCCGGGGCGAGGACGGTCAGCCGGTCGCCGGGCCGGGCGTGGGCGGCCCAGCGGGAGGCGGGTCCGCCCGCCAGGGGATCGGCCCCCGGGCCGGCACCGTGCAGCGCGAAGTCGACATCGAACTCCCGTGGATCGTGGCGCTGTTCGCGGATGGTGTACGAGCGCATCACCGCCCGCTCGGCCGGATCCTGCGCCCGCCAGGTGGTGTACCAGCTGTCGCCCATGTCGTGGAAAACGGGCCGGTCCTGGTGGGGCTGCGGGAGAAAGAGCTTGAAGCGCTGGTCACGACCGCCGGAGGCCAGCTCGTCCAGCCGGTCGCCGCCGAAGGTGATCCGCACCACGGAGGGGCTCACCCGCCGGGCCCGTACGACGTGCACATCGAAGAAGCGGAACGGCGCGGTGGCGGGGGCGGCGGTCGTGGTCATGTGGGGGACCTCCCGGGACGGTGCGGGGACTTGTTCGGTGTGGTGGTGCGGTGGCTTGTGGTGCGGGGGCTTTCGGGTGTTGCGCAGGCTTTTGGGTGCTGAGGGGCTGAGGTGCTGGTTGCCGAAGACGCGGAGGCGCGGAGGTGCGGGGGCGCTGAGTGGCGTGGGTGCCGCGGTGGACCGTGGCGGCCGGGGCGTGCTGCGGCCGGTGTCCGGCGATCCACCGCGGCCGTCGGTCACTTGGTCTTCTTGGCGCCCTCGATGGCCTTGGTGAGCGACTCGATGAGCGGGGCGGCGCCCGCGTAGGAGAAGCGTGGTTCGCTCGACCACGGGGTGATCTGGCCGGCCTTGACGGCGGGCAGCTTGGCCCAGGAGGGCTTGGCCGCCAGGTCCTTGGGCTGGAGGGTGGCGGTCCGGTTGTCCAGCAGGAGTACATCCGCCTTGTACTTGTCGGCGTTCTCCCAGCTCAGGCTCTCGAAGTAGCCGCCCTTGTCCAGGTGGTCGGGGACGATCAGATCCACGCCGAGGGACTTGTAGTACATGAGGTCGGCGTTGATGCCGGGGTTGGAGGCGTAGAAGAGGTCCGGGCTGCCGGAGCAGGCGAGCACCTTGACCGGGTGGGACTTGGCGGCCTTGCGCAGCGCCTCGGAGGCCTTCTCGAAGCGGGCCTTGGCGTCGGTGACCTTCTTGGCCCCCAGGTCGGCGCCGAGTGACTTCGCCAGGTCGGCGTAGCGCTCGATGATCTTGAGGAGCGGGACCCGGGCCGAGGTGATGGCGACGCTCTTCGCCAGCGGGGTGATCTTGTCCTTGCTGTCGTCCGGGACGAACCACAGCGCGCCCGGCTCGTACATGTTCGTCACCAGCAGATCGGGGCGCAGCGACGCGTACTTCTCGACGTTGAACTGGTTGTAGGCGTTGCCGATGATGGTGACCTTGTCGACATCCAGGTCGCCGGCCTGCGGGTCGGGCTTGCCGTTCTTGAGCTTGGTGGGGCCGAAGACACCGACGATCTGGTCGTCGATCCCGAAGTCGTGCAGAGCGGCCGCGGTGCCGGTGAAGGCGACAATACGCTGAGGGGTGCTCTTGAGGGAGACCTTCTCCTTGCGGTCGTCGGTGAAGGACCAAGGGCCGGTCTTGGCGTCGCCGTTGGCGCCCCCCGAGTCCTTTCCTCCGCCGCACGCGGCCAGCAGGGCGCCGATGCCGACGGCGCCGCCCGCGGCCAAGATGCCGCGACGGGACGGAGTGACGTTTCGGGAGGTGCTCATGGGTGCACTTCTCTCTGGGAGGGGCTGCGAGTCGAATGTGAGGGTAGGCTAACCTAACCGTCGTGTTGGTTGACAGTCCCCCCGAAGCGGCAACGGCTCCGGACCCCGTGACACCCCGGCGGCGCCCCCTCCTGCGCTCCGCGGGGCTGGTGGTCTCGGTGGCCGTGCTGGCCGTCATCGTCGTCCTCGGTATCGCCGTCGGCGCCAAACAGATCCCCCTCGACCAGGTGTGGCACGGGGTGTTCCACTACTCCGGGTCCGACACCGACGTGGTCATCCGCGATGTCCGCTTCCCGCGCACCCTGCTCGGCCTGATCGTCGGCGCCGCGCTCGGCCTCGCCGGCACGGTCATGCAGGCGCTGACCCGAAACCCCCTGGCGGACCCCGGAGTTCTCGGCATCAACGCCGGTGCCTCCGCCGCGGTCGTCTCCGCCATCAGCTTCTTCGGCATCACCTCGCTGACCGGCTATGTGTGGTTCGCGTTCGCCGGCGCAGCGGTGGTCAATGTCGCGGTGTACGTCCTCGGCGGCACCCGCGGTGCCACACCCGTACGGCTCGCCCTGGCCGGCACCGCGCTGACCGCCGTCCTCATCGGCTACATCAACGCCGTCAACCTGATGGACACCGCGGCACTGGACAAGATGCGCTTCTGGACGGTGGGTTCGCTGGCCTCGGCCACCCTGCCGACGGTCACCGGGATCGCGCCGTTCCTGGCGGTGGGCGGCGTCCTCGCGCTGCTGATCGCCCGGCCGCTGAACGCCATCGCGCTCGGCGACGACCAGGCACGCGCGCTGGGCGCCCGGCTGACCCGCACCCGGGTGATGGCGATGCTCGCCGTCACCCTGCTGTGCGGCGGGGCGACCGCCGCCTGCGGCCCGATCGTCTATGTGGGCCTGATGGTTCCGCATGCCGTACGGGCCGTCACCGGGCCCGATATGCGCTGGATCCTGCCGTACTCCGCGGTGCTCTCACCGGTCCTGCTGCTCGGTGCGGATGTCCTGGGCCGGGTCGTGGCCCGGCCCGGTGAGCTGCAGGTCGGCATCGTCACGGCCGTCCTCGGCGGCCCGGTCTTCATCTATCTCGTACGACGTCGGAGGATGGCCCAGCTGTGAGCGCGACCGTGAAGTCCGGCAAGGGCACGGGGCCCGAGGCCGAGAACGTACCGGCGGCGGTCCGGCGGGTGCGGGCGGTACGCACCAAGGGCGGCGTCTCGCTGCGCCTGGACGTGCGCGCCACGGTGGTCGGACTGCTGCTGCTGGCCGTCGCGCTGGCCGCCGGTATCGCCCTGATCGGCTCCGGCGACTACCCGATGACCCCGGCCGAGGTGTTCGCCACCCTGACCGGCGACGGGGACCCCGGCCAGCAGTACATCGTGCACGAGCTGCGACTGCCGCGGGTGCTGGTGGGGCTGCTGGTCGGCGCCGCGTTCGGAATCTCCGGGGCGGTCTTCCAGACCGTCTCCCGCAACCCGCTGGGCAGTCCGGACGTCCTCGGCTTCGCCCAGGGCTCGTCCGTCGGCGCCCTGGTCGCCATCGTCTACTTCCAGGCCGGGGCCTTCGGGGTCGCGGCCGGAGCGGTGGCCGGCGGGGTGGGCACCGGTGTCGCCATCTTCCTGCTCGCCTGGAAGCGCGGCATCCACGGCTACCGCTTCGTGCTCGTCGGCATCGGAGCGAGCGCCATGCTCTACGCGATGGTGCTCTTCCTCATGACCAAGGCGAACATCGTCGAGGCGACCCGGGCCACCACCTGGATGACCGGTTCCCTCAACGGCCGTGACGGGGACCAGGTCCAGCCGCTGGCCGTCGTCTGCGCCGTCCTCGTCCCGTTGCTGCTCTTCCACGGGCGGCCGCTGCGCATGCTGGAGATGGGCGATGACGCCGCCCATGCGCTGGGTGTACGGGTCGACCGGGTGCGTATCACCGTGCTGCTGGCGGCGGTTGTGCTGGTCGCCGCCGCCACCGCGGCGGCCGGGCCGATCTCCTTCGTCGCGCTCACCGCACCCCAGGTGGCCCGCCGGCTGACCCTCCCACGGTGGCTCAAGGGCGGGGGAGGGGCCCCCATGCCCGGCCCCAATCTGGTGCTGTCCGCCCTCATGGGATCCGTGCTGCTGGTCGCCGCGGACTGGGCGTCACAGCGGCTCTTCGGCGCCGACCAGCTGCCGGTCGGGGTGCTCACCGGCGTCCTCGGCGGCGGCTATCTGCTGTGGCTGCTGGCCACGGAGCGCAAGGCGGGACGCGTATGAGCGGCCGGGCGGCCGCGGGAGCACGGGCCGGGCGGTGGGCGCCGGAGGGCGGCGCGGCCGGTGCCGGGCAGGAACCCCGCGTGGGCCGGGCGGCGGTGCGCCCTCCGGGCGGTGCCGGTGCGGCGGGTGGCGGTGCGGCGGGTCGGGAACCCCGCGTGGGCCGGGCGGCGGTGCGCCCTCCGGGCGGCGGCGGTGCGGCGGGTGGCGGTGCGGCGGGTGCCGGGCCGGGCAACAGCAGTGACACGACAACCCCAGGAGTTCCGAAGTGAGCCGTCTTACGGCCGAGAACGTCACCCTCGCCTACGACCAGCGGGTCATCGCCGAGAACCTCTCGGTCGCCATCCCCGACCACTCCTTCACGGTCATCGTCGGCCCGAACGCCTGCGGTAAGTCCACGCTGCTGCGCGCACTCTCGCGGATGCTCAAACCGGCCAAGGGGTCGGTACTGCTGGACGGCGCGGCGATCTCCTCGCTGCCGGCCAAGAAGGTCGCCAGGACGCTCGGGCTGCTGCCGCAGTCCTCCATTGCCCCGGACGGGATCACCGTGTCGGATCTGGTGGCACGGGGCCGCTATCCGCACCAGGGGCTGCTGCGGCAGTGGTCGCCCGAGGACGAGCGGATCGTCGAGGAGTCGATGGCGGCCACCGGGGTCGGTGAGCTGGCCGACCGCTATGTCGACGAGCTGTCCGGCGGACAGCGGCAGCGGGTGTGGATCGCGATGGCGCTCGCCCAGCAGACCCCGCTGTTCCTGCTGGACGAGCCGACGACGTATCTGGACATCCAGCATCAGATCGAGGTCCTGGACCTGTGCGCGGAGCTCCACGAGGAGCAGGGGCGCACACTGGTCGCGGTGCTGCACGACCTCAATCACGCGGCCCGCTACGCGACGCACCTCATCGCCATGAAGGACGGTGCCGTCATCGCCGAGGGCGCCCCGTCCGACATCGTCACGGCAGAGCTGGTGGAACAGGTCTTCGGCCTCGGCTGCCAGATCATCGACGACCCGGAGACCGGCACCCCGCTGGTCGTCCCGGCCGCCCGCAAGCCCCGCAACGGCGGCTCCCGCGCCGACCGTCCGACGGCGGAGAAGGCACCTGCGGGGGCCGGACAGGCGGGTGGGCGGTAGGGCGGTAGGAGAGCGAAGGAGCCTGGGGGCGACGGGGCGGGCGGAGTGGGGGGAGCGGGCGGAGTGGGCTGCGGCCGGACAGGGCGCGGCTGAGCGGGGCTGCTGTTAGAGCAGTGTCCGGAGGCGCAGGAGGTCGCGCAGGCCGGCCTCCAGCTTGACGCGGCCGCTGCCCCAGGCCTTGGCGAAGTTCAGCTCTCCGTCCACCAGGGCCACCAGGTCGTCGCCGGCCATGGACAGCCGGATCTCGGCCTTGTGCGGGGGCGGGCCGGGCACGCTGGTCACCTCCTGGATGGTGCCGTC
This genomic stretch from Streptomyces nigrescens harbors:
- a CDS encoding HAD-IIA family hydrolase → MDEQVRRQPDGCRHALSEAYDTALLDLDGVVYAGGQAIEHAVASLTRAREGGMHLAYVTNNAARTPQAVADQLSGFGLPTGPDDVITSAQAVARLISEQVPPGARVLAIGGEGLRVALRERGLEPVFSADDDPAAVVQGYDPSLDWERLAEAAYAVQRGVPWFASNTDLTIPKERGIAPGNGALVEVVRIAAGGTPQVAGKPQPPMHRETVLRTGARRPLVIGDRLDTDIEGAYNGEVDSLLVLTGVTTPAELLAAPPQHRPAYVDEDLRGLLTPQPEVTAADGGFRCGGWRAEAAGDTLLVEGEGTPVDGLRALCAAAWTAAGDGSYGADTGKALARIGR
- a CDS encoding ABC transporter substrate-binding protein, yielding MSTSRNVTPSRRGILAAGGAVGIGALLAACGGGKDSGGANGDAKTGPWSFTDDRKEKVSLKSTPQRIVAFTGTAAALHDFGIDDQIVGVFGPTKLKNGKPDPQAGDLDVDKVTIIGNAYNQFNVEKYASLRPDLLVTNMYEPGALWFVPDDSKDKITPLAKSVAITSARVPLLKIIERYADLAKSLGADLGAKKVTDAKARFEKASEALRKAAKSHPVKVLACSGSPDLFYASNPGINADLMYYKSLGVDLIVPDHLDKGGYFESLSWENADKYKADVLLLDNRTATLQPKDLAAKPSWAKLPAVKAGQITPWSSEPRFSYAGAAPLIESLTKAIEGAKKTK
- a CDS encoding ABC transporter ATP-binding protein; amino-acid sequence: MSRLTAENVTLAYDQRVIAENLSVAIPDHSFTVIVGPNACGKSTLLRALSRMLKPAKGSVLLDGAAISSLPAKKVARTLGLLPQSSIAPDGITVSDLVARGRYPHQGLLRQWSPEDERIVEESMAATGVGELADRYVDELSGGQRQRVWIAMALAQQTPLFLLDEPTTYLDIQHQIEVLDLCAELHEEQGRTLVAVLHDLNHAARYATHLIAMKDGAVIAEGAPSDIVTAELVEQVFGLGCQIIDDPETGTPLVVPAARKPRNGGSRADRPTAEKAPAGAGQAGGR
- a CDS encoding FecCD family ABC transporter permease, which encodes MLVDSPPEAATAPDPVTPRRRPLLRSAGLVVSVAVLAVIVVLGIAVGAKQIPLDQVWHGVFHYSGSDTDVVIRDVRFPRTLLGLIVGAALGLAGTVMQALTRNPLADPGVLGINAGASAAVVSAISFFGITSLTGYVWFAFAGAAVVNVAVYVLGGTRGATPVRLALAGTALTAVLIGYINAVNLMDTAALDKMRFWTVGSLASATLPTVTGIAPFLAVGGVLALLIARPLNAIALGDDQARALGARLTRTRVMAMLAVTLLCGGATAACGPIVYVGLMVPHAVRAVTGPDMRWILPYSAVLSPVLLLGADVLGRVVARPGELQVGIVTAVLGGPVFIYLVRRRRMAQL
- a CDS encoding siderophore-interacting protein; this translates as MTTTAAPATAPFRFFDVHVVRARRVSPSVVRITFGGDRLDELASGGRDQRFKLFLPQPHQDRPVFHDMGDSWYTTWRAQDPAERAVMRSYTIREQRHDPREFDVDFALHGAGPGADPLAGGPASRWAAHARPGDRLTVLAPAVEDNGGVDFRPPAGTDWILITGDETALPAIAGILSWLSPGTHAKVWIEIAHEDDRQQLPSFADADITWLVRDGATAARREPVLDALRAADLPEGTPYAWVAGESGTVKAVRRHLVRERGIDRRAVKFTGYWRRGASEEDLLAELTAGAPASSED
- a CDS encoding lysine N(6)-hydroxylase/L-ornithine N(5)-oxygenase family protein — encoded protein: MSAPYDFIAIGLGPFNLGLACLTEPIDGLDGLFLDNKASFDWHPGMMLDSSHLQVPFLADLVTLADPTSPFSFLNYLKESGRMYSFYIRENFYPLRAEFNDYCRWAAGKLASVRFAHQVTTIEYDAREELYVVHAEQLPTGERHTFRARRLVLGTGTPPHIPEACQGLGGDLLHNAGYLDAKAALQAKDSITLIGSGQSAAEIYFDLLQDIDSHGYHLTWATRSPRFFPLEYTKLTLEMTSPEYVDYFHALPPATRDHLNATQKHLYKGIDSALINDIFDLLYQKNLGGPVPTRLLTNTALQQASYDEASGTYTLGLRQEEQGTDFALDTQGLILATGYRYRVPDFLSAVRDRIVWDDAGRYDVARNYSIDTTGQGIFVQNAELHTHGFVTPDLGMAAYRNACIIRELLGREYYPVEKAIAFQEFAAPAGAHHPMELPA
- a CDS encoding pyridoxal phosphate-dependent decarboxylase family protein, yielding MSLLAHSAEDPADNRAYLLNNGTAGRYHSAVTESVTRISAKIAGTTRPFTGITVDGLTPTVSGVDLDAPLHDAAAALDELEEVYLRDAVYFHHPRYLAHLNCPVVIPALVGEAVLSAVNSSLDTWDQSAGGTLIERRLIDWTAERIGLGEAADGIFTSGGSQSNLQAMLLARDEACRRELTRQGATDARLTDVLPRLRILTSECSHFSIRKSATLLGMGAEAVIAIPSDENKRMRTDELAAQLARCERDGLIPMAVVATAGTTDFGSIDPLPEIAGLCAGYGAWMHVDAAYGCGLLVSRRRDLLSGIERADSVTVDYHKSFFQPVSSSAILVRDRATLKHVTYHADYLNPRRMVEQRIPNQVDKSIQTTRRFDALKLWLTLRIMGAQAVGELFDEVIDRAADAWKLLHDDPRFDVVVEPRLSTLVFRYVPTTDQDPELSDRVNLHAREALFASGEAIVASTVVDGCHYLKFTLLNPETTLEDIATVLDLIAEHAGSFLAEQPRPALSAR
- a CDS encoding FecCD family ABC transporter permease, translating into MSATVKSGKGTGPEAENVPAAVRRVRAVRTKGGVSLRLDVRATVVGLLLLAVALAAGIALIGSGDYPMTPAEVFATLTGDGDPGQQYIVHELRLPRVLVGLLVGAAFGISGAVFQTVSRNPLGSPDVLGFAQGSSVGALVAIVYFQAGAFGVAAGAVAGGVGTGVAIFLLAWKRGIHGYRFVLVGIGASAMLYAMVLFLMTKANIVEATRATTWMTGSLNGRDGDQVQPLAVVCAVLVPLLLFHGRPLRMLEMGDDAAHALGVRVDRVRITVLLAAVVLVAAATAAAGPISFVALTAPQVARRLTLPRWLKGGGGAPMPGPNLVLSALMGSVLLVAADWASQRLFGADQLPVGVLTGVLGGGYLLWLLATERKAGRV
- a CDS encoding SCP2 sterol-binding domain-containing protein, whose translation is MATLDQCRAALDRLAQNLSSADGSVRRAATLDRSLSCRITDLDVTFLGRLADGTIQEVTSVPGPPPHKAEIRLSMAGDDLVALVDGELNFAKAWGSGRVKLEAGLRDLLRLRTLL
- a CDS encoding DUF1015 family protein, with the translated sequence MTSTDGLRLLPFRGLRYARERVSSLTAVMSPPYDVVVRPDGVRHLETADPYNIVRLILPHAADPTTRHRQAADTLHRWRSEGVLTQDAEPALYVYEQRAGEVLQRGLIGALRLDGPVLPHEGVIPEVVEDRAALMRAAAANFEPLLLSYRGEGTATGATAVIERVVEGEPLLATTTEDGFAHRLWAVTDPADLTAIDDDLSRRQALIADGHHRWATYQRLYEQLPGATAGSPWASGLVLLVDTARYPLQVRAIHRVLPHLPPAKALADLAGAFRARTLPGELSAALEALEETPGTAFVLAGGPDSFHLLDRPDPGLLDRTIRRDRPEVWRQLDATVLHSVLLDEVWHIPDHPSDIGYLHHTGAAVEQAARHGGTAVLMRATSEETVRQLAEHGVTMPRKSTSFGPKPATGLVLRTLDDHEN